A stretch of Cucumis sativus cultivar 9930 chromosome 2, Cucumber_9930_V3, whole genome shotgun sequence DNA encodes these proteins:
- the LOC116402160 gene encoding uncharacterized protein LOC116402160 isoform X2, which translates to MGRDFMVSNGKSSCVFKGKIFCFSSSFPEDRRAEIVEWINQGGGEVVEDHMKQKVHFTVECHGGIPRSTDVHSTYVSSHRVRSCLEIFPPDCSLVGQDHSETSPIGALSNQWSKRAERKEDVGNSTTEDGTVGICDGFSETQTESQVDDGEWELYPQVTALCIGNAKYFGGGMKIVQMPILPTGV; encoded by the exons ATGGGGCGTGATTTCATGGTTTCAAATGGGAAGTCATCATGTGTATTTAAggggaaaatattttgtttttctagttcCTTTCCAGAAGATCGG AGAGCTGAAATTGTTGAATGGATAAATCAAGGGGGAGGCGAGGTTGTTGAAGATCACATGAAGCAGAAAGTGCACTTCACTGTTGAATGTCATGGTGGGATACCAAGGAGTACAGACGTTCATAGTACTTATGTGTCAAGTCATCGGGTTCGATCATGTTTAGAG ATTTTCCCGCCAGACTGTTCGCTTGTTGGTCAAGACCATTCAGAAACTTCTCCAATTGGTGCTTTATCTAACCAGTGGtcaaaaag AgctgaaagaaaagaagatgtcGGCAATTCTACTACTGAAGATGGGACTGTGGGCATATGTGATGGCTTTAGTGAAACACAAACAGAGTCTCAG GTTGATGACGGTGAATGGGAGCTGTATCCACAAGTAACTGCTCTATGCATTGGAAATGCTAAATACTTTGGCGGTGGTATGAAAATTGTGCAAATGCCGATCCTTCCAACAGGAGTCTAG
- the LOC116402160 gene encoding uncharacterized protein LOC116402160 isoform X1 produces the protein MGRDFMVSNGKSSCVFKGKIFCFSSSFPEDRRAEIVEWINQGGGEVVEDHMKQKVHFTVECHGGIPRSTDVHSTYVSSHRVRSCLEIFPPDCSLVGQDHSETSPIGALSNQWSKRYFLRAERKEDVGNSTTEDGTVGICDGFSETQTESQVDDGEWELYPQVTALCIGNAKYFGGGMKIVQMPILPTGV, from the exons ATGGGGCGTGATTTCATGGTTTCAAATGGGAAGTCATCATGTGTATTTAAggggaaaatattttgtttttctagttcCTTTCCAGAAGATCGG AGAGCTGAAATTGTTGAATGGATAAATCAAGGGGGAGGCGAGGTTGTTGAAGATCACATGAAGCAGAAAGTGCACTTCACTGTTGAATGTCATGGTGGGATACCAAGGAGTACAGACGTTCATAGTACTTATGTGTCAAGTCATCGGGTTCGATCATGTTTAGAG ATTTTCCCGCCAGACTGTTCGCTTGTTGGTCAAGACCATTCAGAAACTTCTCCAATTGGTGCTTTATCTAACCAGTGGtcaaaaag GTATTTTCTCAGAgctgaaagaaaagaagatgtcGGCAATTCTACTACTGAAGATGGGACTGTGGGCATATGTGATGGCTTTAGTGAAACACAAACAGAGTCTCAG GTTGATGACGGTGAATGGGAGCTGTATCCACAAGTAACTGCTCTATGCATTGGAAATGCTAAATACTTTGGCGGTGGTATGAAAATTGTGCAAATGCCGATCCTTCCAACAGGAGTCTAG
- the LOC101215919 gene encoding pollen receptor-like kinase 3 yields the protein MADNHTILRTAAGLYPEVFSIFPFGSAMGAVRIVFLIILVGGGGLPSCCPLSENEALLKLKESFTHSESLNSWNPDSVPCSARWIGIICNRGVITGLHLSGLQLSGKIDVEALLQLRGLRTISFVDNQFSGPIPEFNKIGVLKSLLLTGNHFSGAIPSDFFSSLTSLKKVWLSSNNFSGNIPHSLAQLSHLIELHLESNQFSGPIPHLKHASIITSLNVSNNKLEGQIPDILSKFDAKAFAGNEGLCGNPLPKSCGAQISEDQKPPSSPPGESQGNISKLVVASLIAVTVFLMVFIFLSASKRREDEFSVLGREQMEEVVEVHVPSSGHDKQSSRRGGGDSKRGSQQGKAGMSDLVVVNEDKGIFGLADLMKAAAEVLGNGGLGSAYKAVMSNGLSVVVKRMREMNKLGKDGFDAEMRRLGRLRHHNILTPLAYHYRREEKLLVSEYIPKGSLLYVLHGDRGACHADLNWATRLRIVQGIARGLGFLHSEFATYDLPHGNLKSSNVLLCDNYEPLLSDYAFHPLINPNNATQAMFAYRSPEYAQYQEVSPKSDVYCLGIIILEIMTSKFPSQYLTNGKGGTDVVQWVSSAVSEKREAELIDPEIANDTDALDRMVHLLTIGADCTHNNPQQRPEMREAIRRIEEI from the exons ATGGCAGACAACCACACAATTCTTCGAACAGCGGCTGGTTTGTATCCAGAggtattttccattttccctttTGGCTCAGCAATGGGCGCTGTTCGAATTGTGTTCTTGATCATCCTTGTGGGGGGTGGTGGCCTACCTTCGTGTTGTCCCTTGTCCGAGAACGAGGCTCTGCTGAAGCTGAAGGAATCATTTACTCATTCTGAATCCTTGAATTCATGGAACCCAGACTCAGTACCCTGCTCGGCTCGATGGATTGGCATCATCTGTAATAGGGGCGTCATCACGGGCCTACATCTCTCCGGCCTTCAACTCTCAGGCAAGATCGATGTGGAAGCACTCCTCCAGCTTCGTGGTCTTCGGACTATTAGCTTCGTCGACAACCAATTCTCCGGCCCCATTCCGGAATTCAACAAAATTGGGGTTCTGAAGTCCCTCCTCCTCACTGGGAACCACTTCTCCGGCGCTATCCCAAGCgatttcttttcctctcttaCCTCCCTAAAAAAGGTGTGGCTCTCCTCCAACAACTTCTCCGGGAACATTCCGCACTCTCTGGCACAACTCTCTCATTTGATCGAACTCCACCTTGAGAGCAACCAATTCTCGGGGCCCATCCCCCACCTCAAACACGCCTCCATCATAACCTCCCTCAATGTCTCCAACAACAAGCTCGAGGGTCAAATACCGGACATCCTCTCCAAATTCGACGCGAAGGCATTCGCTGGAAATGAAGGCCTCTGCGGGAACCCACTTCCCAAATCTTGCGGGGCCCAAATTTCTGAAGATCAGAAGCCCCCTTCTTCACCTCCTGGGGAATCCCAAGGTAACATTTCCAAGCTGGTTGTGGCATCCTTGATAGCGGTGACTGTATTTCTGATGGTGTTCATATTCCTGAGCGCCTCCAAGAGGAGAGAGGATGAGTTCAGCGTGCTGGGGAGGGAGCAGATGGAGGAGGTGGTGGAGGTGCACGTCCCGAGCTCTGGTCACGACAAGCAGTCGAGTAGAAGAGGAGGTGGGGACTCCAAGAGAGGCTCACAACAGGGGAAGGCGGGGATGAGCGATCTTGTGGTGGTCAATGAAGACAAGGGTATATTTGGGTTGGCGGATTTGATGAAGGCTGCGGCAGAGGTTCTAGGGAATGGGGGCTTGGGCTCCGCATACAAGGCGGTCATGTCCAACGGGTTGTCAGTGGTGGTAAAGAGAATGAGAGAGATGAACAAACTAGGGAAGGATGGGTTCGATGCGGAGATGAGGCGCCTTGGAAGACTGCGCCATCACAACATATTAACGCCTTTGGCCTATCATTACAGGAGAGAGGAGAAACTGTTGGTGTCAGAATACATTCCAAAGGGAAGCCTCTTGTATGTGTTGCATG GTGACCGTGGAGCCTGCCATGCGGACCTCAACTGGGCCACCCGATTAAGGATCGTGCAGGGGATCGCAAGGGGATTGGGGTTCCTACATTCAGAATTTGCAACCTATGATCTGCCGCATGGGAATCTGAAATCTAGCAACGTTCTTCTATGCGACAACTATGAGCCACTTCTGAGCGACTACGCCTTCCATCCCCTTATCAACCCCAACAATGCGACACAAGCAATGTTCGCATACAGATCCCCTGAGTACGCCCAATACCAAGAAGTCTCTCCCAAGTCTGATGTTTATTGTCTTGGCATTATCATTCTTGAAATCATGACCAGTAAATTTCCTTCTCAATATCTTACCAATGGCAAGGGTGGCACCGATGTGGTGCAATGGGTCTCCTCCGCGGTTTCTGAGAAGAGGGAGGCTGAACTCATCGATCCTGAGATTGCAAACGACACTGATGCACTTGATCGCATGGTCCACCTCCTCACAATCGGCGCAGATTGCACCCACAACAATCCTCAGCAACGGCCAGAAATGAGGGAAGCCATTAGGAGAATAGAAGAGATATGA